The Cuculus canorus isolate bCucCan1 chromosome 6, bCucCan1.pri, whole genome shotgun sequence genomic interval CTTTGCTTAGAAAACCGTAGCGAAACCAGAGAGTCACGTCCCGTGTTGCCTGCCAGTTACTTTTGCCAAACATCACCTCGAGAAAATTTCAGGTGCCCACTGCAGGCTTCCCACGAGAAAAGCAGCGGGTCGTTTACACGCCGATAAGTGCCCAGGCACAAAGGGATCAGCAAAGGGATCCAGCTGGGCACAGACGTGCTCGCAAAATACCTCGCAGCTCTTCATACAGTTGTGGGAAATCCCATCGCTGACCTCAAAGGGGGAAGGAAATCCTCAAACGCAccggtccccccccccccaatccacaGGACAAGTCTCTCCCCCAGGACGGGACAGGTCATTGCTCGAATATCAATCCCCGTACAACTCGGGCAGGACGCTTGCTGAAAACAATCGCAACGACACACGCCGCTTCAAGTCCAGCTGTGCCCCTCAcccttccttctcatcctacCGGCCGCGTTCAGCTctggagggcagcagcatcccGTTCATCCACCCGCAGAAGGAACAGCTCGGGCTGAGTTGGGCTTCTGACCTCCTCCGGCAGCTTCACACGGTCAGACGAAGGCAGAGCTTCGAACCCGGACacctgaaagaaacaagcagaaatatttcttgccctttcctcAGGGGCAGGAAGAAGCTTTGGGAGCCTCAGAGAATCCTAGAACAGCgcggggctggaagggaccttaaagatcatctagttccgacCTCCCTGCCGCGGGCAAGGACaccccactaaatcaggctgccccgaggccccatccaacctggcctcaaacacctccggggatggggcagccacaacttcccttggcaacctgttccagcgtcTCGCCGCTCTCACGGTGAGGAAATccttcctaacgtctagtctaaatctgcctctgtctggtttatacccgttccccccCTCGCCCTGTCCCCGacgagcctttatgaatagttcCCCCTCCAGATTTCTCGTAGGCCCCTTCCAGGtaactggaaggtcactataagatctcctctgggccttctcttctccaagctcgactctctcagcccgtcctcatagggaaggtgctccagccccccgACCGGTTTAACAGACAACAGCGTGAGGTGTACGTTCAGTACGCTCTCACCTCCCCTCGGGTTACTTTGCTGCCCTCGTCCACAGAAAACAGCCCACCTACCATCCGTCGCTCGTCTCCTCGGAGGAgcagcttcttccttttcccaccGCTCTCGCCACCATCTGACTGGCTCTCGGTGCCCATCAGCCGAGTCTCCAGAACCCTGGCTGAAAACAGCTTCGTTTCCTTTCGAAGGACAGAAAGCTCCCGGCAACGCCACCGTGACGGGATGAGCTTTTCAACCCTCCTGCCTTTCCGAGCCCCGTCGAAGCTGCGAGAGAAGAGAGCCCATCTAGCGCCAGACGTTAACAAAAAGaccctctccccccgccccaaCTTCCGCCCTCGCAACGCTGGAAAAGGCAGGTTGACTCAGAGCAAACTGGTTGCCTAGAAAATCGTATCAAAGCCAGAAAGTTGTGTCCCGTGTTGCCTGCCGCCTACTCTTGCCCAACGTCGCCTCAGGAGAACGTCAGTTGTCCGCTGCAGGCTTCCCACAGGAAAAGCAGCGGGTCGCTTGCAGGTCAGTAaatccccaggcacagagacGGTCAGCAAAGGGATCCAGCTGcgcacagctgctgctcagaaaacaCCCCACAGCTCTTCATCCACTTGGGGGAAACCCCACGgcggggggagggaaaaaagcctcCAACACACCAATCCCTAACCCACAGCGCGAGTCTCACGCCAAGGACAGGACAGGCCGTTGCTCAAACTCACATCCCCATACAACTCGGGCAGGACGCCTTGTGAAACAATCGCAACCACACGCGCTGCTTCGAGTCCGGCCGCGCCCCTTacccttctcctcccatctGCTGTTTGCAGCTCCGTACGGTGGCAAGCGCTCTCCGTTCATCCACGCGCAGACGGAACGGCTCGGGCCGAGCGTGGGTTTCGACCTTCTCTGGCGCCCTCAGACGGTCAAAGGAAGGCAGAGGTAGAGCCTTGAACCGGGGCacctgaaagaaacaagcagaaatatatttcttgccctttcctcagaggcaggaaaagctTTGGGAGTTTAACAGACGACAACACGAGGTAAGTCCTGCCGCACCCGCTTCGCTTCAGCACCGGAACCCGAGGCAGCTTTGAGCTCGTACCCTCTCCTTCGGCAATTCTTCCAGCACTGCCTCTTTTCGTATTCGCTGCGCTCCGTCACGGGCACCGGAAGAGAAGGGGCAAACTTCCACGTGCCTCTGCTCTGGCGTTGCTCGGTTCGAAGGGCACCGCAGAGGCTAGCTTTGCTCACGGGGACCGTTAGGATCCGGCACAGCAGCAGCCGGAGCTTTAGGTTTTCGCAGGGAGGCCGCAACTCCTCCCAAACAAAGCCACGAGCGGTCGAGCCGCGTTCGTAACAGCGGCACGCCGGTGCTCTGTTCACAAGCGCACGCTTCAGAGAAAGACCCGACTGGACACGGTTTGCTCAAGAAACCGTCCCCTTCACGGAACCGGGATTGGGAGTCGGGTTTCGGTCGCCTCCCCGGAAAGCACCCTCTCAGCCGTGGGCAAATTCTGCCCAAGGAAACAGTTCCAGCACCCCCCTTGCCGGTCCCAAGCACCGTCTGCGGGAGACTGCTGACGTCAGCGCGTCAGCCTCCCTACGCAAGGGGCGTCTTCAACACAACCATCCTAAGGCAGCAGAGCTTACCGCAGCTGGGCAATCCACCACCTTCACGTTCTAGGACAGCCAGGAGCACACGCAGCCTTCCGCACTCGCTTGCGATACTA includes:
- the LOC128852478 gene encoding uncharacterized protein LOC128852478, coding for MSLSGQRLISDGSGPRGRAKEPALPLAEARVTQRAATNQAHRRLRGGGRRREGSHWLTETIASECGRLRVLLAVLEREGGGLPSCANRVQSGLSLKRALVNRAPACRCYERGSTARGFVWEELRPPCENLKLRLLLCRILTVPVSKASLCGALRTEQRQSRGTWKFAPSLPVPVTERSEYEKRQCWKNCRRRGYELKAASGSGAEAKRVPRFKALPLPSFDRLRAPEKVETHARPEPFRLRVDERRALATVRSCKQQMGGEGFDGARKGRRVEKLIPSRWRCRELSVLRKETKLFSARVLETRLMGTESQSDGGESGGKRKKLLLRGDERRMVSGFEALPSSDRVKLPEEVRSPTQPELFLLRVDERDAAALQS